Proteins encoded by one window of uncultured Methanobrevibacter sp.:
- a CDS encoding beta-CASP ribonuclease aCPSF1, whose amino-acid sequence MTSDILEDIKKEILEKLPKEIQVSKVEFEGPEVVVYTKNPEIITENGDLIRSLAKELRKRIIIRSDKCALLEPEETINKIHEIVPEGAEITDIYFDTVTGEVVITAKKPGLVIGKYGVTSRNIVKNTGWAPKILRTPPISSDIIGKIRTIQKNSSKDRKKMLQRLGRQIHQGTKHPNDWARVTSMGGFKEVGRSSMLLQTPNSRVLLDCGVNVAASDNKNAFPYLNAPEFSIEELDAVIISHAHLDHCGFVPYLYHYGYEGPVYCTTPTRDLTTLLQFDHLDIAHREGNPLPFTSKHVKQAIKNTITLDYGEVTDISPDIRLTLHNAGHILGSAISHMHIGDGAHNLVYTGDFKYEPSRLLEPATIRFPRAETVIMESTYGGKEDVQPSRNNAEKEMMKTIYKTLKRGGKVLVPVFAVGRAQELMVVLEEYMRHGLIEEVPIYIDGMIWEATAIHTARPEYLSKDLRDQIFHMGRNPFVSDMFEKVQNRDQRKEIVESKQPAIILSTSGMLTGGNSVEYFKWLCEDEKNTLIFVGYQSEGSMGRRVQKGWKEIPLEDDDGRTRQFCVKMQIKTINGFSGHSNRRQLMEYVKRLNPRPDKVITCHGDPYKAVDLASSIHRSYKIETKTPINLDSVRIQ is encoded by the coding sequence ATGACTTCAGATATTTTAGAAGATATTAAAAAAGAGATTTTAGAAAAGCTACCAAAAGAGATTCAAGTTTCCAAAGTGGAATTTGAAGGTCCGGAAGTAGTAGTTTATACTAAAAATCCAGAAATTATAACTGAAAATGGCGATCTTATAAGATCACTTGCAAAAGAACTTAGAAAAAGAATTATTATACGATCCGACAAGTGCGCATTACTTGAACCTGAAGAAACCATTAATAAAATTCATGAAATCGTACCGGAAGGAGCTGAAATTACTGACATTTATTTTGATACCGTAACTGGAGAAGTAGTTATTACTGCGAAAAAACCAGGATTGGTTATTGGAAAATATGGAGTAACATCCAGAAACATTGTTAAAAACACTGGATGGGCACCTAAAATCTTAAGAACCCCTCCAATCAGTTCAGATATTATTGGAAAAATTAGAACCATCCAAAAAAATAGTAGTAAAGATAGAAAAAAAATGTTACAACGTCTTGGACGCCAAATCCACCAAGGAACTAAACATCCAAATGATTGGGCCAGAGTTACTTCAATGGGAGGATTTAAAGAAGTAGGACGTTCATCAATGTTATTGCAAACACCAAACAGCCGTGTTTTATTGGACTGTGGTGTTAATGTTGCAGCATCAGACAATAAAAATGCATTCCCTTATTTGAATGCGCCAGAATTTTCAATTGAAGAATTAGATGCTGTCATCATATCTCACGCTCACTTAGATCACTGTGGATTTGTACCATACCTTTACCATTATGGATATGAAGGGCCAGTTTACTGTACAACCCCAACCAGAGATTTAACTACACTTTTACAATTCGACCACTTAGATATAGCTCACAGAGAAGGAAATCCTCTCCCATTTACATCAAAACATGTAAAACAAGCTATTAAAAATACCATTACACTAGATTATGGAGAAGTAACTGACATTTCTCCAGACATAAGATTGACATTGCACAATGCAGGACATATTTTAGGTTCAGCAATATCCCATATGCACATTGGAGATGGAGCTCACAATTTAGTATATACTGGAGATTTTAAATATGAACCTTCAAGATTACTTGAACCTGCAACAATCAGATTCCCACGTGCTGAAACAGTAATTATGGAAAGTACATATGGTGGAAAAGAAGATGTACAACCTTCCAGGAACAATGCTGAAAAAGAAATGATGAAAACCATCTATAAAACACTAAAACGTGGAGGAAAAGTATTGGTTCCAGTATTTGCTGTGGGAAGAGCACAAGAACTTATGGTTGTTTTGGAAGAATACATGAGACATGGTTTAATCGAAGAAGTACCTATCTACATTGACGGTATGATTTGGGAAGCAACAGCAATCCACACTGCAAGACCTGAATACTTAAGTAAAGACTTAAGAGACCAAATCTTCCATATGGGAAGAAATCCATTTGTCTCAGATATGTTTGAAAAGGTCCAAAATCGTGACCAAAGAAAAGAGATTGTCGAAAGCAAACAGCCTGCAATCATCTTATCCACTTCAGGTATGTTAACCGGTGGAAACTCTGTAGAATACTTCAAATGGTTATGCGAAGATGAGAAAAACACATTAATCTTTGTAGGATACCAATCTGAAGGGTCCATGGGTAGAAGAGTTCAAAAAGGATGGAAAGAAATTCCATTAGAAGATGATGATGGTAGAACAAGACAATTCTGCGTAAAAATGCAAATAAAAACTATTAATGGATTTAGTGGACATTCTAACAGAAGACAATTAATGGAATATGTAAAAAGACTTAATCCAAGACCTGATAAAGTCATTACATGCCACGGAGACCCATACAAAGCTGTGGATTTG
- the psmB gene encoding archaeal proteasome endopeptidase complex subunit beta, with translation MDDKILEGTTTVGITCKDGVVFASERRASMGNLVAHKVAEKIFKIDDHIVTTIAGSVGDAQSLMKVIEAEVSLYQMRNNDAISVKAAASLTANILRSGPMYVQTLLGGMDADKPSLYSLDPAGGMIEDTYISTGSGSIVAYGVLEDRYRDDLTTDEGIEIAIRAIRAAAERDTFSGNGYLVAKVDKDGFEMLDDEKINEILEKI, from the coding sequence ATGGATGATAAAATATTAGAAGGTACAACAACCGTCGGAATTACTTGTAAAGACGGAGTTGTATTTGCAAGCGAAAGAAGAGCTAGTATGGGAAACTTAGTAGCTCATAAAGTCGCAGAAAAAATATTTAAAATTGATGATCATATTGTAACTACCATTGCTGGTTCAGTGGGAGATGCACAAAGTTTAATGAAAGTTATTGAAGCAGAAGTTTCTCTTTACCAAATGAGAAACAACGATGCAATCAGTGTTAAAGCTGCCGCATCATTAACTGCAAACATATTACGTTCAGGACCAATGTATGTTCAAACATTACTTGGTGGAATGGACGCAGACAAACCATCTCTTTATTCATTAGACCCAGCTGGTGGAATGATAGAAGACACTTATATCTCAACTGGATCAGGTTCTATCGTTGCATACGGAGTTCTTGAAGACAGATATAGAGATGATTTAACAACCGATGAAGGAATTGAAATAGCTATAAGAGCTATTAGAGCTGCTGCTGAACGTGACACATTTTCCGGAAACGGATATTTAGTTGCAAAAGTAGACAAAGACGGCTTTGAAATGTTAGATGATGAAAAAATTAATGAGATTCTAGAAAAAATATAA
- a CDS encoding class I SAM-dependent methyltransferase family protein, giving the protein MKWKRIGNVLILDSKFHYESYEDLQVLSKKHNVKTIMEIDHIQGTKREPVYNILYGNETETIHKENGCLFKLDLSKVMWSKGNNNERLRIAKLVEDNEVVLDMFAGIGYFSIPIGVHSNAKRIYSIEINPNSYFYLCENIKLNKLDNITPILGDCMVQAPKYKADRIVMGYVKTTHHYLNVAINSLNEGGILHYHETVPEKLMNTRPLERIISQAGNREVELLKLNKIKKYAPGVEHVVLDVKVN; this is encoded by the coding sequence TTGAAATGGAAACGAATTGGTAATGTATTGATTTTAGATAGTAAATTTCATTATGAATCTTATGAAGATCTGCAGGTTTTATCAAAAAAGCATAATGTAAAAACCATAATGGAAATAGACCATATTCAAGGAACAAAAAGGGAACCTGTATATAATATTCTCTACGGCAATGAAACTGAGACAATACACAAAGAAAATGGCTGTTTATTTAAATTGGACTTGTCAAAAGTTATGTGGTCTAAAGGGAATAATAATGAAAGACTGCGTATTGCAAAATTGGTTGAAGACAATGAAGTTGTTTTGGACATGTTTGCAGGTATAGGATATTTTTCAATTCCTATTGGTGTTCATTCAAATGCAAAACGCATATACTCGATTGAAATAAATCCTAATTCTTACTTTTACTTATGTGAAAATATCAAATTAAATAAGTTGGACAATATTACTCCAATTTTGGGGGATTGCATGGTGCAGGCTCCCAAGTATAAAGCTGACCGTATTGTAATGGGGTATGTAAAAACCACTCATCATTATCTAAATGTGGCCATAAATAGTTTAAATGAAGGTGGAATACTGCATTATCATGAAACTGTTCCTGAAAAATTAATGAATACTAGACCTCTTGAAAGGATTATTTCTCAGGCAGGCAATCGTGAAGTTGAATTATTAAAATTAAATAAAATAAAAAAATACGCTCCTGGTGTGGAGCATGTGGTTTTGGATGTTAAGGTAAATTAA